In the genome of bacterium, the window GTGACCACCCAGTTGCCGCGCCGGTCGATGTAGCCGCCCAGCGAATCGACGACGGCCATGCAGCGCCCCTCGTGGAAGGCGTCGACGCCGCGGTAGAGCGGCGCGATCACCAGCGTGCCGGCTGGATCGATGAAGCCGATGCGCTGGCTGTCGGGCGAGACCGCGGCCAGGCCCTCGCTGAAGGCCTCGGCCCAGGCCCAGCGCGGGGGGCTCTGCTCGCGACCGGCCGCATCGAGATAGCCCCAGCGCCCACCGCGACGGAAGGGCCGGCGCCCCTCGCGCAGCGCGCCGAGCGTCTCGAAGCGGGTCTCGCTGGCGTACTCGCCGCTCAGCGCGAGCAGCCGCCAGGCGCCGGAGTCGTCCTGCAGGGGCAGCGGGCCGAGGGCTTCGGCGATCTCCGCGGCGGGCAGCCGCGCGGCGTCCAGGAGCAGCGGGTAGCGACGGAGCTGGCCGCCGCCCAGATCGACGAGGCGCGAGGGCAGCGCGCGGTAGAGCGCGAGCACCTTGCGCGGCGGCAGCTCGCGGTGCGCGAGCAGCAGCGCGCCGAGCAGCGCGCGATCGGCCCCGGCGAGGCGCAGGCTGTCGGCGGCGGCGGCCGGCGCGGCGGCCAGGAAGGGGTCGTCCTCGACGAGCGAGACGCGCCAGCCCGGCACGAGCCCCTCGCCGCGGAAGGCGTCGGCGGGGGGCGGCGCGCTTCCCGGCGCGAGGGCGAACAGGAGGCGACGGTTCTCACCCTCGAGGAGGAACTCGCCGCCGGGGCGCAGGCGCGCGGTGGCCAGCGCCGCCTCCGCGCCGGCGCTGATGCCGAGCAGGGCGCCGGCGTCCAGGACCGCCACGCTGTCGGCGTCGGCCGCGGTCGCGCCGCGCGCCGCGGCGAGATCCAGGCGCAGCAGCGGCCGTCCGGCCAGGGTGGCCAGACGATTGCGCTCCCAGTCCGCCGGCGCTCGGCGCTCGGGCTCCCAGAGCAGGCGGCCTTCACGGGAGACGTAGTTGGGGCCGATCTCCGTTTCCACGGGCGCCCAGTCGCCGCGGAAGGGCCCCGCCCAGACGAAGCGCGGCGCGATGGCGAGGCCGCCCGCGGCGTCGATGTAGCCCCAGCGCGCAGCGTCCTCGGGCAGGGCGGGGGCGAGGGGCGTCGGGTGCGCGTCGAAGTCGCCGGCCTGGCGCAGGCGCGCGGGGACGACCAGCGCGCCCGTCGGGTCGATGAAGCCGAAGAGCGCGGCGTCAGCCGGCTTGACCAGCGCGCGGCCGCCGCTGAAGGCCCGCGCATAGGCGAACTCGCCGGGGAAGGCCTCGCGACCGTCGGGCCT includes:
- a CDS encoding WG repeat-containing protein → MPRARRHLLWPLLALLAGCGRCGETADPEALLPVRLSGREGYATPAGEIRLDFAWDEARRFAEGLAVVGTGPVETRRYGAIDAAGRVVIPLVHPELGDFREGRARFRSDTPAGPRYGFLDAEGRVAIAARFQSAGDFSEGLAAASEGEPGRRGYIDPRGEFAIELPRLPDFSGEFHGGLAVVVFNPLDHRVIDRKGRERFASSQRLGARVAENCIESYSNARDRYRYVRPDGREAFPGEFAYARAFSGGRALVKPADAALFGFIDPTGALVVPARLRQAGDFDAHPTPLAPALPEDAARWGYIDAAGGLAIAPRFVWAGPFRGDWAPVETEIGPNYVSREGRLLWEPERRAPADWERNRLATLAGRPLLRLDLAAARGATAADADSVAVLDAGALLGISAGAEAALATARLRPGGEFLLEGENRRLLFALAPGSAPPPADAFRGEGLVPGWRVSLVEDDPFLAAAPAAAADSLRLAGADRALLGALLLAHRELPPRKVLALYRALPSRLVDLGGGQLRRYPLLLDAARLPAAEIAEALGPLPLQDDSGAWRLLALSGEYASETRFETLGALREGRRPFRRGGRWGYLDAAGREQSPPRWAWAEAFSEGLAAVSPDSQRIGFIDPAGTLVIAPLYRGVDAFHEGRCMAVVDSLGGYIDRRGNWVVTPRFAWSGAFAEGLAPASLDGRAVGFIDSTGTFAIAPRFQYAGEFREGLAPVTEGGRVGFVDRRGRLVIPCRYEEGMAFSEGLAAVQVEGLIGYVDRAGQARIAPRYAAGTPFAHGVALVIEDERLLIIDAAGRALWRSAP